The Zalophus californianus isolate mZalCal1 chromosome 7, mZalCal1.pri.v2, whole genome shotgun sequence genome includes a region encoding these proteins:
- the ZBED9 gene encoding SCAN domain-containing protein 3 isoform X1 — protein MAAASGVLPAPAGQAAGEQAEIIRVKVKEEDHVWDQEPCLQKNVAPTRELCRQRFRQFCYQETPGPREALSRLRELCRQWLRPETHSKEQIVELLVLEQFLTILPEELQAWVREQHPESGEQAVTVLEDLERELDEPRQQVPQGTDVPEIPMEEMTPAEAAKEPLGAQLQPVEDRMECDSLEPYPLQDNGSFLWLSMMSQSVGDGNPSSLDANEPEIEPENMREKFFRSLAVLLENKSNNTKIFSKAKYCQLIREVKEAKAKARKESVDSRRLARFDVILVQGNERLIEAINGETDKVRYYLHSEELFDILHDTHLSIGHGGRTRMEKELQAKYKNITKEVIMLYLTLCRSCQQKNSKLKKVLTSKPMKEVNSRCQVDLIDMQLNPDGEYKFIMHYQDLRTKLSFLRSLKSKKPKEVAHALLDIFTIIGAPSVLQSDNGREFSSQIVSELSNIWPELKIVHGKPPPCQSQSSVNQTNEDIQDRIISWMQTNHSSHWAEFLWFIQMTQNQPYHRGMQQTPFEGTFSSEARLGLCHSQLTEELIASLNPENKLEQADRELESMPGAPYEENIETGTDSSDIEEHLSTPAGAMKNPAENRVKFVSCVVCEKECSGAHNCVSCDGNVHAICGVPPQRDTEGCPYRITCSLCYETTTMKRKHDEIQRSLTGQPSKMLKPSETPFSSDKVGDWMAKQASLDFFVKKKHTFSEYSSSSKRNGTDGSRPEQVKTRRVHTSFTRKYDPSYIEFGFVAVIDGEVLKPQCIICGDILANEAMKPSKLKRHLYSKHKEISSQPKEFFERKSSELKSRPKQMFNVSHINISALRASYKVALPVAKSKTPYTIAETLVKDCIKEVCLEMLGESAAKKVAQVPLSNDTIARRIQELANDMEDQLIEQVKEAKYFSLQLDECKDIANMIILLVYVRFEHNDDIKEEFFFSASLPTNTTSSEVYEALKNYVVNKCGLEFRFCVGLCSDGAASMTGMHSEVVTHIKELAPECKITHCFIHRESLAMKKVSAELNSVLTDTVKIVNYVKSNSLNSRLFSLLCDNMEADHKQLLLHAEIRWLTRGKVLSRMFEIRNELLVFLQSKKPVWSQLFRDVNWTARLAYLSDIFSIFNDLNVSMQGKNATCFSMADKIEGQKQKLEAWKNRVSTDCYDMFHNLTTVIHEVGNDLDIAHLRKIISEHLTNLLDCFELYFPSKEDPRVGNSWIQNPFLSPKDNLNLTVTLQDNLLKLATDEGLKMNFENTASLASFWIKVKDEYPGLAEVALKSLLLFPSTSLCETGFSALSVIKTKHRNSLNIHYPLRVALSSIQPRLDKLTSKKQAHSSH, from the exons ATGGCCGCGGCCTCCGGCGTCCTCCCGGCCCCGGCTGGCCAGGCTGCGGGGGAACAGGCGGAGATTATCAGGGTGAAGGTTAAAGAAGAAGACCACGTTTGGGATCAGGAGCCCTGCCTACAGAAGAATGTGGCTCCCACCCGGGAGCTCTGTCGCCAGCGCTTCCGGCAGTTCTGCTACCAGGAAACTCCTGGGCCCCGCGAGGCGCTGAGCCGGCTCCGGGAGCTGTGCCGTCAGTGGCTGCGGCCCGAGACGCACAGCAAGGAGCAGATCGtggagctgctggtgctggagcaGTTCCTGACCATCCTGCCCGAGGAGCTGCAGGCCTGGGTGCGGGAGCAGCACCCGGAGAGCGGGGAGCAGGCGGTGACTGTGCTGGAGGATCTGGAGAGGGAGCTGGATGAGCCTCGACAGCAG GTCCCACAGGGCACAGATGTGCCGGAAATTCCTATGGAGGAAATGACTCCTGCGGAGGCCGCAAAGGAGCCCTTAGGTGCCCAGCTCCAGCCCGTGGAAGACAGAATGGAATGTGACTCTCTGGAGCCATACCCACTGCAGGATAATG ggTCATTTTTGTGGCTTTCCATGATGTCTCAAAGCGTGGGTGATGGTAACCCCAGTAGTTTAGACGCTAATGAGCCAGAAATTGAACCAGAAAACATGAGAGAGAAGTTCTTCAGAAGCTTAGCAGTGTTACtggaaaacaaaagtaataatacCAAGATATTTTCTAAAGCAAAGTACTGTCAGTTAATAAGGGAAGTGAAAGAGGCTAAAGCGAAGGCAAGAAAGGAATCTGTTGACTCCCGTCGCTTAGCTAGATTTGACGTGATCCTCGTACAAGGAAATGAGAGGCTGATTGAGGCTATAAATGGGGAAACAGATAAAGTGCGGTATTACTTACACAGCGAGGAGTTATTTGACATTCTGCATGATACCCATCTCAGCATTGGACATGGTGGGCGTACCCGCATGGAGAAAGAGTTACAAGCCAAATACAAGAACATCACAAAGGAAGTTATAATGCTATACTTGACACTCTGCAGATCATGCcaacagaaaaattcaaaactcAAGAAAGTTCTAACATCAAAGCCAATGAAGGAAGTGAATTCAAGATGCCAGGTGGATCTTATAGACATGCAATTGAATCCTGATGGGGAGTATAAATTTATTATGCATTATCAAGACCTTCGTACAAAGTTGAGTTTTTTGCGGTCACTAAAATCTAAAAAGCCTAAGGAAGTTGCACATGCCCTTTTAGATATTTTTACAATTATTGGCGCACCCAGTGTCCTACAATCAGACAATGGGAGGGAATTTTCAAGCCAGATTGTCAGTGAACTTAGTAATATTTGGCCAGAATTGAAAATTGTCCATGGGAAGCCTCCGCCCTGTCAAAGCCAAAGTTCTGTGAATCAGACTAATGAGGATATCCAAGATAGGATTATCTCCTGGATGCAAACCAACCATTCGTCACACTGGGCTGAATTTTTATGGTTCATTCAGATGACCCAAAATCAACCCTATCACCGAGGCATGCAGCAGACTCCATTTGAAGGCACATTTAGCTCTGAAGCTAGACTAGGCCTGTGTCATTCTCAGTTAACTGAAGAACTTATTGCTAGCCTGAATCCAGAAAACAAATTAGAACAGGCTGACAGAGAATTAGAAAGTATGCCAGGAGCACCATATGAAGAGAACATTGAGACTGGCACGGATAGCAGTGATATTGAAGAGCATCTTTCTACTCCTGCCGGGGCCATGAAGAACCCTGCCGAAAACAGAGTAAAATTTGTATCCTGTGTAGTTTGTGAGAAAGAATGCTCAGGTGCTCATAATTGTGTATCGTGTGATGGGAATGTCCATGCGATCTGTGGAGTGCCCCCTCAACGTGACACTGAGGGCTGTCCTTACAGAATAACGTGCAGTCTCTGCTATGAGACCACgacaatgaaaaggaaacatgATGAGATCCAGAGAAGTTTGACTGGTCAGCCTTCCAAAATGCTGAAGCCGTCAGAGACACCATTTTCATCAGACAAAGTAGGAGATTGG ATGGCAAAACAAGCATCACTGGACTTTTTTGTCAAGAAAAAACATACCTTTTCTGAATATAGCAGCAGTAGTAAGAGAAATGGTACCGATGGAAGTCGCCCAGAGCAGGTGAAAACCAGAAGAGTTCACACAAGTTTTACTCGGAAGTATGATCCCTCGTATATCGAGTTTGGGTTTGTAGCCGTAATTGATGGTGAAGTGCTGAAACCGCAGTGTATTATTTGTGGAGATATACTGGCTAATGAAGCGATGAAACCATCAAAACTTAAGAGGCATTTATattcaaaacataaagaaataagttCACAACCAAAAGaattctttgagagaaagagtagCGAATTAAAAAGCCGGCCAAAGCAGATGTTCAATGTGTCTCATATAAACATCAGTGCTCTTCGGGCTTCTTACAAAGTGGCGCTCCCGGTTGCCAAGTCTAAAACGCCATACACGATCGCAGAGACGCTGGTGAAAGACTGCATCAAAGAAGTCTGCCTGGAGATGCTGGGTGAGTCTGCAGCGAAGAAGGTGGCTCAGGTGCCACTTTCCAACGACACCATAGCTCGACGCATTCAGGAGCTGGCTAACGACATGGAAGACCAACTCATAGAGCAAGTTAAAGAGGCAAAGTACTTTTCGTTGCAACTTGATGAATGCAAAGATATTGCTAACATGATCATTCTTTTAGTGTATGTGCGGTTCGAACACAATGATGATATAAAGGAAGAAttcttcttttctgcctctttaCCGACAAACACGACTAGCTCAGAAGTGTATGAAGCTCTGAAGAATTATGTTGTCAACAAGTGTGGTCTGGAATTTAGGTTTTGTGTAGGACTGTGTTCAGATGGCGCAGCCTCCATGACAGGAATGCATTCCGAAGTGGTTACCCACATTAAGGAGCTTGCCCCAGAATGCAAAATAACACACTGCTTCATTCATCGAGAAAGTCTGGCTATGAAAAAGGTGTCAGCGGAACTAAACAGTGTGCTTACTGACACAGTAAAAATTGTGAATTATGTCAAGTCTAACTCGTTAAATTCAAGACTGTTCTCTTTGTTATGTGACAATATGGAAGCTGATCATAAGCAGCTGTTATTGCATGCTGAGATTCGGTGGTTAACTCGGGGAAAAGTTCTATCAAGAATGTTTGAAATACGAAATGAACTCTTAGTATTTCTGCAGAGCAAGAAACCAGTTTGGTCCCAGCTTTTCAGAGATGTGAACTGGACAGCCAGACTTGCTTATTTATCTGATATCTTCAGTATTTTTAATGATCTTAACGTTTCCATGCAAGGAAAGAATGCAACCTGTTTTTCAATGGCTGATAAGATtgaaggacaaaaacaaaagttagaaGCTTGGAAAAACAGAGTTTCTACAGATTGTTATGACATGTTCCATAATTTAACAACAGTTATCCATGAAGTAGGTAATGACCTTGACATTGCCCATCTGCGAAAAATTATCAGTGAACATCTTACAAATTTGTTGGAttgttttgaattatattttccaTCAAAAGAAGATCCACGTGTAGGAAACTCATGGATCCAAAATCCATTTCTTTCACCAAAAGATAACTTAAATTTAACTGTAACCCTACAGGATAACTTGTTGAAGCTGGCTACCGATGAAGgattgaaaatgaattttgaaaatacagcATCACTTGCTTCATTTTGGATAAAAGTTAAAGATGAGTATCCTGGGCTTGCTGAGGTTGCTTTAAAATCCCTCCTCCTATTCCCCTCAACATCCCTCTGTGAGACTGGGTTCTCTGCTTTGagtgttattaaaacaaaacacaggaacAGTTTAAATATCCATTACCCCCTGAGAGTAGCACTGTCCTCAATCCAGCCTAGGTTAGACAAATTAACAAGCAAGAAGCAAGCTCACTCATCACATTGA
- the ZBED9 gene encoding SCAN domain-containing protein 3 isoform X5: MAAASGVLPAPAGQAAGEQAEIIRVKVKEEDHVWDQEPCLQKNVAPTRELCRQRFRQFCYQETPGPREALSRLRELCRQWLRPETHSKEQIVELLVLEQFLTILPEELQAWVREQHPESGEQAVTVLEDLERELDEPRQQVPQGTDVPEIPMEEMTPAEAAKEPLGAQLQPVEDRMECDSLEPYPLQDNAY; the protein is encoded by the exons ATGGCCGCGGCCTCCGGCGTCCTCCCGGCCCCGGCTGGCCAGGCTGCGGGGGAACAGGCGGAGATTATCAGGGTGAAGGTTAAAGAAGAAGACCACGTTTGGGATCAGGAGCCCTGCCTACAGAAGAATGTGGCTCCCACCCGGGAGCTCTGTCGCCAGCGCTTCCGGCAGTTCTGCTACCAGGAAACTCCTGGGCCCCGCGAGGCGCTGAGCCGGCTCCGGGAGCTGTGCCGTCAGTGGCTGCGGCCCGAGACGCACAGCAAGGAGCAGATCGtggagctgctggtgctggagcaGTTCCTGACCATCCTGCCCGAGGAGCTGCAGGCCTGGGTGCGGGAGCAGCACCCGGAGAGCGGGGAGCAGGCGGTGACTGTGCTGGAGGATCTGGAGAGGGAGCTGGATGAGCCTCGACAGCAG GTCCCACAGGGCACAGATGTGCCGGAAATTCCTATGGAGGAAATGACTCCTGCGGAGGCCGCAAAGGAGCCCTTAGGTGCCCAGCTCCAGCCCGTGGAAGACAGAATGGAATGTGACTCTCTGGAGCCATACCCACTGCAGGATAATG CCTACTGA
- the ZBED9 gene encoding SCAN domain-containing protein 3 isoform X4 gives MAAASGVLPAPAGQAAGEQAEIIRVKVKEEDHVWDQEPCLQKNVAPTRELCRQRFRQFCYQETPGPREALSRLRELCRQWLRPETHSKEQIVELLVLEQFLTILPEELQAWVREQHPESGEQAVTVLEDLERELDEPRQQVPQGTDVPEIPMEEMTPAEAAKEPLGAQLQPVEDRMECDSLEPYPLQDNDGKTSITGLFCQEKTYLF, from the exons ATGGCCGCGGCCTCCGGCGTCCTCCCGGCCCCGGCTGGCCAGGCTGCGGGGGAACAGGCGGAGATTATCAGGGTGAAGGTTAAAGAAGAAGACCACGTTTGGGATCAGGAGCCCTGCCTACAGAAGAATGTGGCTCCCACCCGGGAGCTCTGTCGCCAGCGCTTCCGGCAGTTCTGCTACCAGGAAACTCCTGGGCCCCGCGAGGCGCTGAGCCGGCTCCGGGAGCTGTGCCGTCAGTGGCTGCGGCCCGAGACGCACAGCAAGGAGCAGATCGtggagctgctggtgctggagcaGTTCCTGACCATCCTGCCCGAGGAGCTGCAGGCCTGGGTGCGGGAGCAGCACCCGGAGAGCGGGGAGCAGGCGGTGACTGTGCTGGAGGATCTGGAGAGGGAGCTGGATGAGCCTCGACAGCAG GTCCCACAGGGCACAGATGTGCCGGAAATTCCTATGGAGGAAATGACTCCTGCGGAGGCCGCAAAGGAGCCCTTAGGTGCCCAGCTCCAGCCCGTGGAAGACAGAATGGAATGTGACTCTCTGGAGCCATACCCACTGCAGGATAATG ATGGCAAAACAAGCATCACTGGACTTTTTTGTCAAGAAAAAACATACCTTTTCTGA
- the ZBED9 gene encoding SCAN domain-containing protein 3 isoform X2 — protein MMSQSVGDGNPSSLDANEPEIEPENMREKFFRSLAVLLENKSNNTKIFSKAKYCQLIREVKEAKAKARKESVDSRRLARFDVILVQGNERLIEAINGETDKVRYYLHSEELFDILHDTHLSIGHGGRTRMEKELQAKYKNITKEVIMLYLTLCRSCQQKNSKLKKVLTSKPMKEVNSRCQVDLIDMQLNPDGEYKFIMHYQDLRTKLSFLRSLKSKKPKEVAHALLDIFTIIGAPSVLQSDNGREFSSQIVSELSNIWPELKIVHGKPPPCQSQSSVNQTNEDIQDRIISWMQTNHSSHWAEFLWFIQMTQNQPYHRGMQQTPFEGTFSSEARLGLCHSQLTEELIASLNPENKLEQADRELESMPGAPYEENIETGTDSSDIEEHLSTPAGAMKNPAENRVKFVSCVVCEKECSGAHNCVSCDGNVHAICGVPPQRDTEGCPYRITCSLCYETTTMKRKHDEIQRSLTGQPSKMLKPSETPFSSDKVGDWMAKQASLDFFVKKKHTFSEYSSSSKRNGTDGSRPEQVKTRRVHTSFTRKYDPSYIEFGFVAVIDGEVLKPQCIICGDILANEAMKPSKLKRHLYSKHKEISSQPKEFFERKSSELKSRPKQMFNVSHINISALRASYKVALPVAKSKTPYTIAETLVKDCIKEVCLEMLGESAAKKVAQVPLSNDTIARRIQELANDMEDQLIEQVKEAKYFSLQLDECKDIANMIILLVYVRFEHNDDIKEEFFFSASLPTNTTSSEVYEALKNYVVNKCGLEFRFCVGLCSDGAASMTGMHSEVVTHIKELAPECKITHCFIHRESLAMKKVSAELNSVLTDTVKIVNYVKSNSLNSRLFSLLCDNMEADHKQLLLHAEIRWLTRGKVLSRMFEIRNELLVFLQSKKPVWSQLFRDVNWTARLAYLSDIFSIFNDLNVSMQGKNATCFSMADKIEGQKQKLEAWKNRVSTDCYDMFHNLTTVIHEVGNDLDIAHLRKIISEHLTNLLDCFELYFPSKEDPRVGNSWIQNPFLSPKDNLNLTVTLQDNLLKLATDEGLKMNFENTASLASFWIKVKDEYPGLAEVALKSLLLFPSTSLCETGFSALSVIKTKHRNSLNIHYPLRVALSSIQPRLDKLTSKKQAHSSH, from the exons ATGATGTCTCAAAGCGTGGGTGATGGTAACCCCAGTAGTTTAGACGCTAATGAGCCAGAAATTGAACCAGAAAACATGAGAGAGAAGTTCTTCAGAAGCTTAGCAGTGTTACtggaaaacaaaagtaataatacCAAGATATTTTCTAAAGCAAAGTACTGTCAGTTAATAAGGGAAGTGAAAGAGGCTAAAGCGAAGGCAAGAAAGGAATCTGTTGACTCCCGTCGCTTAGCTAGATTTGACGTGATCCTCGTACAAGGAAATGAGAGGCTGATTGAGGCTATAAATGGGGAAACAGATAAAGTGCGGTATTACTTACACAGCGAGGAGTTATTTGACATTCTGCATGATACCCATCTCAGCATTGGACATGGTGGGCGTACCCGCATGGAGAAAGAGTTACAAGCCAAATACAAGAACATCACAAAGGAAGTTATAATGCTATACTTGACACTCTGCAGATCATGCcaacagaaaaattcaaaactcAAGAAAGTTCTAACATCAAAGCCAATGAAGGAAGTGAATTCAAGATGCCAGGTGGATCTTATAGACATGCAATTGAATCCTGATGGGGAGTATAAATTTATTATGCATTATCAAGACCTTCGTACAAAGTTGAGTTTTTTGCGGTCACTAAAATCTAAAAAGCCTAAGGAAGTTGCACATGCCCTTTTAGATATTTTTACAATTATTGGCGCACCCAGTGTCCTACAATCAGACAATGGGAGGGAATTTTCAAGCCAGATTGTCAGTGAACTTAGTAATATTTGGCCAGAATTGAAAATTGTCCATGGGAAGCCTCCGCCCTGTCAAAGCCAAAGTTCTGTGAATCAGACTAATGAGGATATCCAAGATAGGATTATCTCCTGGATGCAAACCAACCATTCGTCACACTGGGCTGAATTTTTATGGTTCATTCAGATGACCCAAAATCAACCCTATCACCGAGGCATGCAGCAGACTCCATTTGAAGGCACATTTAGCTCTGAAGCTAGACTAGGCCTGTGTCATTCTCAGTTAACTGAAGAACTTATTGCTAGCCTGAATCCAGAAAACAAATTAGAACAGGCTGACAGAGAATTAGAAAGTATGCCAGGAGCACCATATGAAGAGAACATTGAGACTGGCACGGATAGCAGTGATATTGAAGAGCATCTTTCTACTCCTGCCGGGGCCATGAAGAACCCTGCCGAAAACAGAGTAAAATTTGTATCCTGTGTAGTTTGTGAGAAAGAATGCTCAGGTGCTCATAATTGTGTATCGTGTGATGGGAATGTCCATGCGATCTGTGGAGTGCCCCCTCAACGTGACACTGAGGGCTGTCCTTACAGAATAACGTGCAGTCTCTGCTATGAGACCACgacaatgaaaaggaaacatgATGAGATCCAGAGAAGTTTGACTGGTCAGCCTTCCAAAATGCTGAAGCCGTCAGAGACACCATTTTCATCAGACAAAGTAGGAGATTGG ATGGCAAAACAAGCATCACTGGACTTTTTTGTCAAGAAAAAACATACCTTTTCTGAATATAGCAGCAGTAGTAAGAGAAATGGTACCGATGGAAGTCGCCCAGAGCAGGTGAAAACCAGAAGAGTTCACACAAGTTTTACTCGGAAGTATGATCCCTCGTATATCGAGTTTGGGTTTGTAGCCGTAATTGATGGTGAAGTGCTGAAACCGCAGTGTATTATTTGTGGAGATATACTGGCTAATGAAGCGATGAAACCATCAAAACTTAAGAGGCATTTATattcaaaacataaagaaataagttCACAACCAAAAGaattctttgagagaaagagtagCGAATTAAAAAGCCGGCCAAAGCAGATGTTCAATGTGTCTCATATAAACATCAGTGCTCTTCGGGCTTCTTACAAAGTGGCGCTCCCGGTTGCCAAGTCTAAAACGCCATACACGATCGCAGAGACGCTGGTGAAAGACTGCATCAAAGAAGTCTGCCTGGAGATGCTGGGTGAGTCTGCAGCGAAGAAGGTGGCTCAGGTGCCACTTTCCAACGACACCATAGCTCGACGCATTCAGGAGCTGGCTAACGACATGGAAGACCAACTCATAGAGCAAGTTAAAGAGGCAAAGTACTTTTCGTTGCAACTTGATGAATGCAAAGATATTGCTAACATGATCATTCTTTTAGTGTATGTGCGGTTCGAACACAATGATGATATAAAGGAAGAAttcttcttttctgcctctttaCCGACAAACACGACTAGCTCAGAAGTGTATGAAGCTCTGAAGAATTATGTTGTCAACAAGTGTGGTCTGGAATTTAGGTTTTGTGTAGGACTGTGTTCAGATGGCGCAGCCTCCATGACAGGAATGCATTCCGAAGTGGTTACCCACATTAAGGAGCTTGCCCCAGAATGCAAAATAACACACTGCTTCATTCATCGAGAAAGTCTGGCTATGAAAAAGGTGTCAGCGGAACTAAACAGTGTGCTTACTGACACAGTAAAAATTGTGAATTATGTCAAGTCTAACTCGTTAAATTCAAGACTGTTCTCTTTGTTATGTGACAATATGGAAGCTGATCATAAGCAGCTGTTATTGCATGCTGAGATTCGGTGGTTAACTCGGGGAAAAGTTCTATCAAGAATGTTTGAAATACGAAATGAACTCTTAGTATTTCTGCAGAGCAAGAAACCAGTTTGGTCCCAGCTTTTCAGAGATGTGAACTGGACAGCCAGACTTGCTTATTTATCTGATATCTTCAGTATTTTTAATGATCTTAACGTTTCCATGCAAGGAAAGAATGCAACCTGTTTTTCAATGGCTGATAAGATtgaaggacaaaaacaaaagttagaaGCTTGGAAAAACAGAGTTTCTACAGATTGTTATGACATGTTCCATAATTTAACAACAGTTATCCATGAAGTAGGTAATGACCTTGACATTGCCCATCTGCGAAAAATTATCAGTGAACATCTTACAAATTTGTTGGAttgttttgaattatattttccaTCAAAAGAAGATCCACGTGTAGGAAACTCATGGATCCAAAATCCATTTCTTTCACCAAAAGATAACTTAAATTTAACTGTAACCCTACAGGATAACTTGTTGAAGCTGGCTACCGATGAAGgattgaaaatgaattttgaaaatacagcATCACTTGCTTCATTTTGGATAAAAGTTAAAGATGAGTATCCTGGGCTTGCTGAGGTTGCTTTAAAATCCCTCCTCCTATTCCCCTCAACATCCCTCTGTGAGACTGGGTTCTCTGCTTTGagtgttattaaaacaaaacacaggaacAGTTTAAATATCCATTACCCCCTGAGAGTAGCACTGTCCTCAATCCAGCCTAGGTTAGACAAATTAACAAGCAAGAAGCAAGCTCACTCATCACATTGA
- the ZBED9 gene encoding SCAN domain-containing protein 3 isoform X3, whose amino-acid sequence MATLSAVTRKNMAKQASLDFFVKKKHTFSEYSSSSKRNGTDGSRPEQVKTRRVHTSFTRKYDPSYIEFGFVAVIDGEVLKPQCIICGDILANEAMKPSKLKRHLYSKHKEISSQPKEFFERKSSELKSRPKQMFNVSHINISALRASYKVALPVAKSKTPYTIAETLVKDCIKEVCLEMLGESAAKKVAQVPLSNDTIARRIQELANDMEDQLIEQVKEAKYFSLQLDECKDIANMIILLVYVRFEHNDDIKEEFFFSASLPTNTTSSEVYEALKNYVVNKCGLEFRFCVGLCSDGAASMTGMHSEVVTHIKELAPECKITHCFIHRESLAMKKVSAELNSVLTDTVKIVNYVKSNSLNSRLFSLLCDNMEADHKQLLLHAEIRWLTRGKVLSRMFEIRNELLVFLQSKKPVWSQLFRDVNWTARLAYLSDIFSIFNDLNVSMQGKNATCFSMADKIEGQKQKLEAWKNRVSTDCYDMFHNLTTVIHEVGNDLDIAHLRKIISEHLTNLLDCFELYFPSKEDPRVGNSWIQNPFLSPKDNLNLTVTLQDNLLKLATDEGLKMNFENTASLASFWIKVKDEYPGLAEVALKSLLLFPSTSLCETGFSALSVIKTKHRNSLNIHYPLRVALSSIQPRLDKLTSKKQAHSSH is encoded by the exons ATGGCTACTTTGTCTGCTGTAACTCGGAAAAAT ATGGCAAAACAAGCATCACTGGACTTTTTTGTCAAGAAAAAACATACCTTTTCTGAATATAGCAGCAGTAGTAAGAGAAATGGTACCGATGGAAGTCGCCCAGAGCAGGTGAAAACCAGAAGAGTTCACACAAGTTTTACTCGGAAGTATGATCCCTCGTATATCGAGTTTGGGTTTGTAGCCGTAATTGATGGTGAAGTGCTGAAACCGCAGTGTATTATTTGTGGAGATATACTGGCTAATGAAGCGATGAAACCATCAAAACTTAAGAGGCATTTATattcaaaacataaagaaataagttCACAACCAAAAGaattctttgagagaaagagtagCGAATTAAAAAGCCGGCCAAAGCAGATGTTCAATGTGTCTCATATAAACATCAGTGCTCTTCGGGCTTCTTACAAAGTGGCGCTCCCGGTTGCCAAGTCTAAAACGCCATACACGATCGCAGAGACGCTGGTGAAAGACTGCATCAAAGAAGTCTGCCTGGAGATGCTGGGTGAGTCTGCAGCGAAGAAGGTGGCTCAGGTGCCACTTTCCAACGACACCATAGCTCGACGCATTCAGGAGCTGGCTAACGACATGGAAGACCAACTCATAGAGCAAGTTAAAGAGGCAAAGTACTTTTCGTTGCAACTTGATGAATGCAAAGATATTGCTAACATGATCATTCTTTTAGTGTATGTGCGGTTCGAACACAATGATGATATAAAGGAAGAAttcttcttttctgcctctttaCCGACAAACACGACTAGCTCAGAAGTGTATGAAGCTCTGAAGAATTATGTTGTCAACAAGTGTGGTCTGGAATTTAGGTTTTGTGTAGGACTGTGTTCAGATGGCGCAGCCTCCATGACAGGAATGCATTCCGAAGTGGTTACCCACATTAAGGAGCTTGCCCCAGAATGCAAAATAACACACTGCTTCATTCATCGAGAAAGTCTGGCTATGAAAAAGGTGTCAGCGGAACTAAACAGTGTGCTTACTGACACAGTAAAAATTGTGAATTATGTCAAGTCTAACTCGTTAAATTCAAGACTGTTCTCTTTGTTATGTGACAATATGGAAGCTGATCATAAGCAGCTGTTATTGCATGCTGAGATTCGGTGGTTAACTCGGGGAAAAGTTCTATCAAGAATGTTTGAAATACGAAATGAACTCTTAGTATTTCTGCAGAGCAAGAAACCAGTTTGGTCCCAGCTTTTCAGAGATGTGAACTGGACAGCCAGACTTGCTTATTTATCTGATATCTTCAGTATTTTTAATGATCTTAACGTTTCCATGCAAGGAAAGAATGCAACCTGTTTTTCAATGGCTGATAAGATtgaaggacaaaaacaaaagttagaaGCTTGGAAAAACAGAGTTTCTACAGATTGTTATGACATGTTCCATAATTTAACAACAGTTATCCATGAAGTAGGTAATGACCTTGACATTGCCCATCTGCGAAAAATTATCAGTGAACATCTTACAAATTTGTTGGAttgttttgaattatattttccaTCAAAAGAAGATCCACGTGTAGGAAACTCATGGATCCAAAATCCATTTCTTTCACCAAAAGATAACTTAAATTTAACTGTAACCCTACAGGATAACTTGTTGAAGCTGGCTACCGATGAAGgattgaaaatgaattttgaaaatacagcATCACTTGCTTCATTTTGGATAAAAGTTAAAGATGAGTATCCTGGGCTTGCTGAGGTTGCTTTAAAATCCCTCCTCCTATTCCCCTCAACATCCCTCTGTGAGACTGGGTTCTCTGCTTTGagtgttattaaaacaaaacacaggaacAGTTTAAATATCCATTACCCCCTGAGAGTAGCACTGTCCTCAATCCAGCCTAGGTTAGACAAATTAACAAGCAAGAAGCAAGCTCACTCATCACATTGA